The genomic region GAAAACCAGGTGAGATCCCAAAATCCTCCTGGGCAACATCGTCGGCTATTTCTGAACCGACAGTCGAAAGGATCGAGCCGGGTTATATCTTAAAAAACTCGCAGGGTGAAAAAAAAGGTCAGATTAAATTTTTAGCCTGGACGGCTTTGTTTCTAGGAATTCTTAATTTGATCCTTGTGATGGGAATTTATGGTCTAAGAACCTTCGTACCTGAGCCTGCCTTCAACCGGTTGGAGGCCACCCAAACGGAATTGATTAAAGAGGTGGGAGATATGAAATATAAATCTTCTTTAAGGAATGTAGCCGACACTCTTTTTAAAGCCCGGGTTCTTATAGAAGTTAACAAGGATTATAAGGAAGCCGCTAAGGAGTTGGAAAAGGTCAAGATGGGATTAAATTCCCTGGAAGCAGATTTACCTGAGCAGAAAAGAAGAGAAGTTAAAGAACTCCAAAGACAGGTGGAAGCGGCCCTTATCGAAGTACAGAAGGGACCAACCCCCCTCCAGGAGAAATTAACCGATATTTCTACTCGACTCAATGCCCTTTAGATTAAAGTCCAAAGTCCGGAGTCTAAAGTTAGAGGAAGACCCCTTTTAAAAACCCAAGGTGTCTTTTAGCTAACTTTTGAACCTTTGGATTTTGGGTTTTATTTAGGTTCAATTTTTGAAAGTCACGGTCGTTACCCCTTATTACTTTCCTTCCCTTCGGGGAAATGCTATAGCCGTTCAGCGCCTGGTATCCGGTTTACAACAAAGGAACGTGGAAACCCAGGTGATATCCCTGGAACCTCAAAGGGAGGAAACTCTGATCTGTGGAGAGGTTCAAAGGTTTAAGCCGGATCTTATTCATGGGATCCATGCCTACCGTAGCGGGAAGATAGCGGTAACTCTCAGCCAAAAGTTATGAATTCCCCTGGTTATCTCTGTAAGAGGTACCGATATTAACCATCACCTTTTCGATCCAGATAAGCGGCCCGTTGTAGTAGAATCCTTTCTGGTGGCAACCCGAATTATTGTCTTTGCCCGGTTTATGAAAAATAGACTCTGTGAAGAGTTTCCGGAACTTAAGGACAAAATAGCTATTATTCCCCACACTGTTAAACTGGAGAGGCGAATTCATGATTTTTCCGATAAATTAAAGCTTACCGGGGAAGAGTTTATTTTTTTAGTTCCTGCCGGTATTCGACCGGTCAAAAATGTTACTTTTTGTTTAAGGCCTTTGGCCAGACTGCGGGAAAAATACCCTTGTCTCCGATTGGTTTATGCAGGACCTATTTTAGATGAAGAGTATGGAACTCAATTTTTGGAGGCCATTAAAGGCCTGGACTGGGTGATTTATTTGGGGGCAGTTCCCCATGAAAATATGTATAGTCTCTTGAATCTGGCAGACGTGGTCATTAATTCCTCGATCTCCGAGGGTATGCCCAATGCAATTCTGGAGGCTATGAGCCTTGGAAAAGCCGTCTTGGTTTCAAAGATCCCAGGGAACGAAGCCCTTGTTACAGACGGCCGGGAGGGTTTTACCTTTAGTTCAGAATCTGAATTTTATTCTAAAGCAGAAAGACTTATCCGGGA from Candidatus Limnocylindrales bacterium harbors:
- a CDS encoding glycosyltransferase; the protein is MATRIIVFARFMKNRLCEEFPELKDKIAIIPHTVKLERRIHDFSDKLKLTGEEFIFLVPAGIRPVKNVTFCLRPLARLREKYPCLRLVYAGPILDEEYGTQFLEAIKGLDWVIYLGAVPHENMYSLLNLADVVINSSISEGMPNAILEAMSLGKAVLVSKIPGNEALVTDGREGFTFSSESEFYSKAERLIREEDLRKKLGARAKKKVILNFSNRREIEDHLQVYKQAMEAYFPKNRRSETCCSRL